In Spodoptera frugiperda isolate SF20-4 chromosome 13, AGI-APGP_CSIRO_Sfru_2.0, whole genome shotgun sequence, the following are encoded in one genomic region:
- the LOC118270246 gene encoding protein polybromo-1 isoform X7, whose translation MSKRRRASSGASRGADLDDSDDGIELSNPGPPPSARKRKKLDPGEICQQLYDTIRSYKKEDGTLLCDSFIRAPKRRQEPQYYEVVSQPIDLLRVQQKLKTDTYEDIEELSADIELLVNNAKAFYKPDTVEYRDAVDLWKLYMQTKQALENGEDIKIPKLSRNGSSSRRSDVAEDLSETSTNNEEDNVFEELFNAVMTANSDGRPLYSAFQFLPSKRRYPEYYSIIDSPIDLKTIAQKIQCGEYSNLTELEKDLLLMVRNACHFNEPGSQIYKDAKTLKKVILQVIQMRKQEIDQHGRSGPAKTSERIRSKRTSRVGPVPNSKALAIMEPPGSDTEPDVKHSEDSAGESDEEKNENEDSPQWKLLETIKNHLGPNGLEAFWKLPSRRAYPDYYKEIKNPVSLNQIKNKIRRGNYGTLSEVAGDMNIMFENAKQYNIPTSRLYKDAVKLQRIMQQRVQELLDIVQSSSSDDESLSSVKNQAQQTPRPRGRPRLNPVQGASAPSPISTPVKSNLPLKKKLHYVSKQLVEFTCSDGRQPMLLFMEKPSKKLYPEYYNVIEKPIDMITIEANIKNDRYNSIDEMVSDFRLMFSNCRQFNEEGSMIYEDANLLERVMNEKLKEVQSGFEKKTPLKVSKVAKHRQLSPFEQKLRTLYDAIRDYRDPKGWCFKRLQTNRQLALIFMKLPSKIEYPDYYELIKNPIDMEKIAHKLKNNVYGSVNELASDFILMFDNACKYNEPDSQIYKDALILHRVCLQTKQMLRGSGRVSNREDDDAVPDVPAAVQELLLNLFTSVYNHQDEEGRCYSDSMAELPEHDEAANGEKVRAISLDLVKRRLDKGLYKRLDHFQQDMFAVFERARRLSRTDSQIFEDSVELQSYYIDQRDQLCRGTLQSPALAFTRDTMATSVELVKQCKLLQENEDEDETRSSTDDSMPSGGAPLLMTAYRKGDFVYVQPDKGNKEPGIVQVERVWTNNEGVPCMYCIVYYRPHETFHVRTRKFLQQEVFKTEAHRVVPLDQVVGHCYVMNVKEYFKFRPEGFADKDVYVCESRYNTKLRWFKKIKVWEGAEKEVTLTPREVPLEPNRTVSVFRERVEKHKDELAELEVLENVHEKERPDVVMYNPLGTDDENTYYEQYNTVCSGVIKTGDYVYVVTDGGKQMIAQVDTIWETGDNKCYFRGPFLIFPSEVANIINKSMFDFQPFYKQEVLLTTMHDTSPLVGIVGKCSVLDYDDYLKCRPTEISESDVYVCESVYDESNRIARKLKSGLRKFEHTKDVTVDEIYFFPKPLGPPALATPQEVQSTSSAFTQKQFNPNTNSMDSIDVKPQFTNLINTTIGSQDVEMILENSLDDSSLASPATPLSIGGNSNPYNPSMTATPTQERSNSTATPASSKKKKDNKQKIVTGYILYSSEVRRAIVANNPESTFGEISRIVGNEWRSLPASTKQSWEERAARCNEETSARLAEEMRELAQHTPMETTYECAWDTCDYQFEDLADCMEHCIGDGGNMIGTFIETKKPKLEPGHVQQHYRGTLTEYPCVWRNCARVRKGQAPFPNLPRLLRHVRDLHVNKGNGRLMAVHERSRNFVPSSKKPAKQFTTNVRSGVMSPGASLSGMSPLARNTPSPGAGEGGATLTVAPPAVGARPPLDPLFVAAPPRAQRLTHSEAYIRYIEGLHSEQKYITPWEKSLTPMPINPDPAQFNMHKVPAHWMTEEAINGYLAQDKSLSETDIQKMDQNSKILKGLCALRDFMMKDALYLSKTVYGSNT comes from the exons GGAGAAATCTGCCAGCAATTATATGACACAATTCGATCCTACAAGAAAGAAGATGGTACATTGCTCTGTGACTCGTTCATCAGAGCTCCGAAGAGGCGCCAAGAACCACAGTATTATGAAGTTGTATCCCAACCTATTGACTTGTTGaga GTTCAACAGAAACTGAAAACAGATACTTATGAGGACATTGAGGAGTTGTCTGCGGACATTGAGCTGTTGGTGAACAATGCGAAAGCATTCTACAAGCCTGACACAGTGGAGTACAGGGATGCGGTCGACCTCTGGAAACTTTACATGCAGACTAAACAGGCTTTGGAGAATG GTGAAGACATTAAGATACCCAAACTGTCTCGCAATGGTTCATCCAGCCGGAGATCTGATGTGGCCGAGGATCTCTCAGAAACCTCCACCAATAATGAAGAGGATAATGTGTTTGAGGAACTGTTTAATGCT GTGATGACAGCAAACAGTGATGGCCGACCTCTCTACTCTGCGTTCCAGTTCCTACCATCCAAGCGTCGTTACCCAGAGTATTATAGCATTATAGATTCTCCCATAGACCTGAAGACCATCGCGCAGAAGATTCAGTGCGGAGAGTACAGCAACTTGACAGAATTGGAGAAGGATCTGCTGCTTATGGTTAGAAACGCCTGCCATTTCAATGAACCGGGCAGCCAGATCTATAAGGATGCTAAGACTTTGAAGAAg GTTATACTACAGGTGATACAAATGCGTAAACAAGAGATTGACCAGCACGGCCGCAGTGGACCGGCGAAGACTTCCGAACGTATCCGAAGTAAGAGGACTTCGAGAGTTGGGCCCGTGCCCAATAGTAAGGCGCTGGCCATCATGGAACCACCTGGCTCAGACACCGAGCCTGATGTAAAG CATTCAGAAGACAGCGCCGGTGAAAGTGACGAGGAGAAAAATGAGAACGAAGACTCGCCGCAATGGAAACTTCTGGAAACAATCAAGAACCATTTGGGTCCAAACG GTTTAGAGGCTTTCTGGAAGCTTCCATCTCGTCGGGCGTACCCCGACTACTACAAGGAGATCAAGAACCCAGTGTCTTTGAACCAGATTAAGAATAAGATCAGACGGGGCAACTACGGGACGTTGTCTGAAGTGGCTGGTGATATGAACATCATGTTTGAGAATGCGAAACAGTACAACATACCTACTTCAAGATTGTATAAGGACGCTGTGAAACTGCAAAG AATAATGCAGCAGCGCGTCCAAGAGTTGCTGGACATCGTGCAGAGTTCTTCAAGCGACGATGAGAGTCTCTCGTCCGTGAAGAACCAAGCCCAACAAACGCCCAGACCAAGAG GCCGTCCACGTTTGAACCCCGTGCAAGGGGCATCAGCTCCTTCGCCAATCAGCACCCCGGTCAAGTCCAACCTACCTTTGAAGAAGAAACTCCACTACGTATCGAAACAACTGGTAGAGTTCACCTGTTCCGATGGCAGACAACCCATGTTGTTGTTTATGGAGAAACCTAGCAAGAAACTGTATCCAGAGTACTATAATGTGATTGAAAAGCCGATAGATATGATCACTATTGAAGCTAATATTAAG AATGACCGCTACAACTCAATTGACGAGATGGTATCAGATTTCCGTCTAATGTTCTCCAACTGCCGTCAGTTCAACGAGGAAGGTTCAATGATATACGAAGACGCGAATCTTCTAGAACGCGTGATGAATGAGAAACTTAAAGAAGTACAATCTGGCTTTGAGAAGAAAACTCCTCTCAAAGTTTCTAAGGTGGCTAAACATAGGCAACTGTCGCCGTTTGAACAGAAACTAAGGACGTTGTATGACGCTATCAGAGATTATAGGGATCCTAAAGGTTGGTGTTTTAAGAGATTACAAA CTAACCGGCAACTAGCGTTGATCTTCATGAAACTACCAAGTAAAATAGAGTACCCAGACTACTATGAACTAATCAAAAACCCTATAGACATGGAGAAAATAGCCCATAAACTGAAGAATAATGTCTACGGATCAGTGAACGAGTTGGCTTCAGATTTTATACTGATGTTTGATAACGCTTGCAAGTACAACGAACCAGACTCGCAGATATATAAAGATGCGTTGATACTACATCGAGTGTGTTTGCAGACCAAACAGATGTTGAG AGGATCAGGACGCGTCAGTAACAG GGAGGACGATGACGCAGTGCCGGATGTACCGGCCGCAGTACAGGAGCTCCTGCTCAATCTGTTCACCAGCGTCTACAATCATCAAGATGAAGAGGGCAG ATGCTACTCGGACAGTATGGCGGAGTTACCAGAGCATGACGAGGCAGCCAACGGTGAGAAGGTGCGCGCCATCTCCCTGGACCTGGTGAAGCGGAGGCTGGACAAGGGCCTCTACAAACGGCTCGACCACTTCCAACAGGACATGTTTGCTGTCTTTGAAAG GGCCCGTCGTCTATCACGGACGGACAGTCAGATCTTTGAGGACTCGGTGGAACTTCAGTCGTATTACATAGACCAGCGCGACCAACTGTGTCGTGGTACCCTACAGTCGCCGGCGTTGGCCTTCACTCGGGACACCATGGCCACTAGTGTGGAACTCGTCAAGCAGTGCAAACTGCTGCAGGAGAACGAAGATGAGGATGAGACCAG GTCAAGTACGGACGACTCGATGCCATCGGGCGGCGCCCCGCTGCTAATGACGGCGTACCGCAAGGGGGACTTCGTGTACGTGCAGCCCGACAAGGGGAACAAGGAGCCCGGCATCGTGCAGGTCGAGCGGGTCTGGACCAACAACGAGGGCGTGCCCTGCATGTACTGCATCGTCTACTACAG ACCTCACGAGACGTTCCACGTGCGCACGCGCAAGTTCCTGCAGCAGGAGGTGTTCAAGACGGAGGCACACCGCGTGGTACCCCTGGACCAGGTCGTCGGACACTGCTACGTCATGAACGTCAAGGAGTACTTCAAGTTTAGACCTGAAG gTTTCGCGGACAAAGACGTGTACGTATGCGAGAGTCGGTACAACACCAAGTTGCGCTGGTTCAAGAAGATCAAAGTGTGGGAGGGAGCCGAGAAAGAAGTCACACTTACACCTAGAGAA GTTCCACTAGAGCCCAATAGAACCGTATCCGTATTCCGTGAGCGCGTGGAGAAGCACAAAGACGAGCTGGCCGAGCTGGAGGTGCTGGAGAATGTACACGAGAAGGAGAGAccg GACGTAGTGATGTATAATCCGCTGGGCACTGACGACGAGAACACGTACTACGAGCAGTACAACACGGTCTGCTCCGGCGTCATTAAGACGGGAGACTACGTGTACGTGGTCACCGATGGGGGGAAGCAGATGATCGCGCAAGTTGATACCATCTGGGAGACCGGAGA CAACAAATGTTACTTCCGCGGTCCATTCCTGATCTTCCCGTCGGAGGTGGCGAATATCATAAACAAG AGCATGTTTGACTTCCAGCCCTTCTACAAGCAAGAAGTGTTGTTGACGACGATGCACGACACTAGTCCCCTAGTGGGCATCGTCGGCAAGTGCTCCGTGCTTGATTATGATGATTATCTTAAGT GTCGTCCGACAGAGATATCAGAGAGCGACGTGTACGTGTGCGAGTCCGTGTACGACGAGTCCAACCGCATCGCGCGGAAACTCAAGTCGGGACTGCGCAAGTTTGAACACACCAAGGATGTTACTGTCGATGAG ATCTACTTCTTCCCGAAGCCGCTGGGTCCCCCAGCGCTGGCTACTCCTCAGGAAGTACAGTCTACGTCCAGTGCGTTCACGCAGAAACAGTTCAACCCTAACACCAACTCTATGGACTCCATC GACGTGAAGCCTCAGTTCACAAACCTGATCAACACCACAATAGGCAGTCAGGACGTGGAGATGATTCTGGAGAACTCGCTCGATGACTCCTCACTCGCGTCGCCGGCCACGCCGCTGAGTatag GTGGTAACAGCAATCCCTACAACCCATCGATGACGGCGACACCGACGCAGGAACGTTCGAACAGCACAGCCACCCCGGCCAGTAGCAAGAAGAAGAAGGACAACAAACAGAAGATAGTCACCGGTTACATTCTCTACTCCAGCGAGGTCAGGCGAGCCATCGTGGCCAACAATCCCGAGTCTACTTTcg GCGAGATCTCGAGGATCGTGGGCAACGAGTGGAGGTCCCTGCCGGCGTCCACGAAGCAGAGCTGGGAGGAGAGGGCGGCGCGCTGCAACGAGGAGACCTCCGCGCGCCTGGCTGAGGAGATGCGGGAACTCGCGCAACAC ACTCCGATGGAAACGACGTATGAGTGTGCGTGGGACACGTGTGACTACCAGTTCGAAGACCTGGCGGACTGCATGGAGCACTGCATCGGGGATGGAGGTAACA TGATCGGTACATTTATCGAAACCAAGAAACCAAAATTAGAAC CGGGGCACGTCCAGCAACACTACCGCGGGACTCTGACCGAGTACCCGTGCGTCTGGCGCAACTGCGCGCGCGTGCGCAAGGGCCAGGCGCCCTTCCCCAACCTGCCGCGTCTACTGCGGCACGTGCGCGACCTGCACGTCAATAAAGGAAACGGCAGGCTCATGGCCGTGCATGAGAGGTCCAG AAACTTCGTGCCGTCTTCTAAGAAGCCAGCCAAACAGTTCACAACCAACGTACGCAGTGGTGTCATGTCGCCAGGAG CGTCTCTATCGGGCATGTCCCCCCTGGCCCGCAACACGCCGTCCCCCGGCGCGGGCGAGGGCGGGGCCACGCTGACGGTGGCGCCCCCCGCCGTCGGCGCGCGGCCCCCGCTCGACCCACTGTTCGTAGCCGCGCCGCCTAGGGCGCAGAGACTTACGCACTCCGAGGCTTATATCAG ATACATTGAAGGCCTTCATTCAGAACAGAAGTACATTACGCCTTGGGAGAAGTCTTTAACGCCGATGCCAATTAACCCAGACCCGGCGCAGTTCAACATGCACAAGGTTCCAGCGCACTGGATGACAGAAGAAGCCATAAATGGATACCTAGCACAAGACAAAAGTCTATCGGAAACCGATATACAAAAAATGGATCAAAACTCTAAAATCCTAAAAGGGCTTTGCGCATTGAGAGATTTCATGATGAAAGACGCGCTGTATCTTTCCAAAACTGTGTACGGTAGTAATACTTAA
- the LOC118270246 gene encoding protein polybromo-1 isoform X4, whose product MSKRRRASSGASRGADLDDSDDGIELSNPGPPPSARKRKKLDPGEICQQLYDTIRSYKKEDGTLLCDSFIRAPKRRQEPQYYEVVSQPIDLLRVQQKLKTDTYEDIEELSADIELLVNNAKAFYKPDTVEYRDAVDLWKLYMQTKQALENGEDIKIPKLSRNGSSSRRSDVAEDLSETSTNNEEDNVFEELFNAVMTANSDGRPLYSAFQFLPSKRRYPEYYSIIDSPIDLKTIAQKIQCGEYSNLTELEKDLLLMVRNACHFNEPGSQIYKDAKTLKKVILQVIQMRKQEIDQHGRSGPAKTSERIRSKRTSRVGPVPNSKALAIMEPPGSDTEPDVKHSEDSAGESDEEKNENEDSPQWKLLETIKNHLGPNGLEAFWKLPSRRAYPDYYKEIKNPVSLNQIKNKIRRGNYGTLSEVAGDMNIMFENAKQYNIPTSRLYKDAVKLQRIMQQRVQELLDIVQSSSSDDESLSSVKNQAQQTPRPRGRPRLNPVQGASAPSPISTPVKSNLPLKKKLHYVSKQLVEFTCSDGRQPMLLFMEKPSKKLYPEYYNVIEKPIDMITIEANIKNDRYNSIDEMVSDFRLMFSNCRQFNEEGSMIYEDANLLERVMNEKLKEVQSGFEKKTPLKVSKVAKHRQLSPFEQKLRTLYDAIRDYRDPKGWCFKRLQTNRQLALIFMKLPSKIEYPDYYELIKNPIDMEKIAHKLKNNVYGSVNELASDFILMFDNACKYNEPDSQIYKDALILHRVCLQTKQMLRGSGRVSNREDDDAVPDVPAAVQELLLNLFTSVYNHQDEEGRCYSDSMAELPEHDEAANGEKVRAISLDLVKRRLDKGLYKRLDHFQQDMFAVFERARRLSRTDSQIFEDSVELQSYYIDQRDQLCRGTLQSPALAFTRDTMATSVELVKQCKLLQENEDEDETRSSTDDSMPSGGAPLLMTAYRKGDFVYVQPDKGNKEPGIVQVERVWTNNEGVPCMYCIVYYRPHETFHVRTRKFLQQEVFKTEAHRVVPLDQVVGHCYVMNVKEYFKFRPEGFADKDVYVCESRYNTKLRWFKKIKVWEGAEKEVTLTPREVPLEPNRTVSVFRERVEKHKDELAELEVLENVHEKERPDVVMYNPLGTDDENTYYEQYNTVCSGVIKTGDYVYVVTDGGKQMIAQVDTIWETGDNKCYFRGPFLIFPSEVANIINKPFYKQEVLLTTMHDTSPLVGIVGKCSVLDYDDYLKCRPTEISESDVYVCESVYDESNRIARKLKSGLRKFEHTKDVTVDEIYFFPKPLGPPALATPQEVQSTSSAFTQKQFNPNTNSMDSIDVKPQFTNLINTTIGSQDVEMILENSLDDSSLASPATPLSIGGNSNPYNPSMTATPTQERSNSTATPASSKKKKDNKQKIVTGYILYSSEVRRAIVANNPESTFASKDKSFRLGEISRIVGNEWRSLPASTKQSWEERAARCNEETSARLAEEMRELAQHTPMETTYECAWDTCDYQFEDLADCMEHCIGDGGNMIGTFIETKKPKLEPGHVQQHYRGTLTEYPCVWRNCARVRKGQAPFPNLPRLLRHVRDLHVNKGNGRLMAVHERSRNFVPSSKKPAKQFTTNVRSGVMSPGASLSGMSPLARNTPSPGAGEGGATLTVAPPAVGARPPLDPLFVAAPPRAQRLTHSEAYIRYIEGLHSEQKYITPWEKSLTPMPINPDPAQFNMHKVPAHWMTEEAINGYLAQDKSLSETDIQKMDQNSKILKGLCALRDFMMKDALYLSKTVYGSNT is encoded by the exons GGAGAAATCTGCCAGCAATTATATGACACAATTCGATCCTACAAGAAAGAAGATGGTACATTGCTCTGTGACTCGTTCATCAGAGCTCCGAAGAGGCGCCAAGAACCACAGTATTATGAAGTTGTATCCCAACCTATTGACTTGTTGaga GTTCAACAGAAACTGAAAACAGATACTTATGAGGACATTGAGGAGTTGTCTGCGGACATTGAGCTGTTGGTGAACAATGCGAAAGCATTCTACAAGCCTGACACAGTGGAGTACAGGGATGCGGTCGACCTCTGGAAACTTTACATGCAGACTAAACAGGCTTTGGAGAATG GTGAAGACATTAAGATACCCAAACTGTCTCGCAATGGTTCATCCAGCCGGAGATCTGATGTGGCCGAGGATCTCTCAGAAACCTCCACCAATAATGAAGAGGATAATGTGTTTGAGGAACTGTTTAATGCT GTGATGACAGCAAACAGTGATGGCCGACCTCTCTACTCTGCGTTCCAGTTCCTACCATCCAAGCGTCGTTACCCAGAGTATTATAGCATTATAGATTCTCCCATAGACCTGAAGACCATCGCGCAGAAGATTCAGTGCGGAGAGTACAGCAACTTGACAGAATTGGAGAAGGATCTGCTGCTTATGGTTAGAAACGCCTGCCATTTCAATGAACCGGGCAGCCAGATCTATAAGGATGCTAAGACTTTGAAGAAg GTTATACTACAGGTGATACAAATGCGTAAACAAGAGATTGACCAGCACGGCCGCAGTGGACCGGCGAAGACTTCCGAACGTATCCGAAGTAAGAGGACTTCGAGAGTTGGGCCCGTGCCCAATAGTAAGGCGCTGGCCATCATGGAACCACCTGGCTCAGACACCGAGCCTGATGTAAAG CATTCAGAAGACAGCGCCGGTGAAAGTGACGAGGAGAAAAATGAGAACGAAGACTCGCCGCAATGGAAACTTCTGGAAACAATCAAGAACCATTTGGGTCCAAACG GTTTAGAGGCTTTCTGGAAGCTTCCATCTCGTCGGGCGTACCCCGACTACTACAAGGAGATCAAGAACCCAGTGTCTTTGAACCAGATTAAGAATAAGATCAGACGGGGCAACTACGGGACGTTGTCTGAAGTGGCTGGTGATATGAACATCATGTTTGAGAATGCGAAACAGTACAACATACCTACTTCAAGATTGTATAAGGACGCTGTGAAACTGCAAAG AATAATGCAGCAGCGCGTCCAAGAGTTGCTGGACATCGTGCAGAGTTCTTCAAGCGACGATGAGAGTCTCTCGTCCGTGAAGAACCAAGCCCAACAAACGCCCAGACCAAGAG GCCGTCCACGTTTGAACCCCGTGCAAGGGGCATCAGCTCCTTCGCCAATCAGCACCCCGGTCAAGTCCAACCTACCTTTGAAGAAGAAACTCCACTACGTATCGAAACAACTGGTAGAGTTCACCTGTTCCGATGGCAGACAACCCATGTTGTTGTTTATGGAGAAACCTAGCAAGAAACTGTATCCAGAGTACTATAATGTGATTGAAAAGCCGATAGATATGATCACTATTGAAGCTAATATTAAG AATGACCGCTACAACTCAATTGACGAGATGGTATCAGATTTCCGTCTAATGTTCTCCAACTGCCGTCAGTTCAACGAGGAAGGTTCAATGATATACGAAGACGCGAATCTTCTAGAACGCGTGATGAATGAGAAACTTAAAGAAGTACAATCTGGCTTTGAGAAGAAAACTCCTCTCAAAGTTTCTAAGGTGGCTAAACATAGGCAACTGTCGCCGTTTGAACAGAAACTAAGGACGTTGTATGACGCTATCAGAGATTATAGGGATCCTAAAGGTTGGTGTTTTAAGAGATTACAAA CTAACCGGCAACTAGCGTTGATCTTCATGAAACTACCAAGTAAAATAGAGTACCCAGACTACTATGAACTAATCAAAAACCCTATAGACATGGAGAAAATAGCCCATAAACTGAAGAATAATGTCTACGGATCAGTGAACGAGTTGGCTTCAGATTTTATACTGATGTTTGATAACGCTTGCAAGTACAACGAACCAGACTCGCAGATATATAAAGATGCGTTGATACTACATCGAGTGTGTTTGCAGACCAAACAGATGTTGAG AGGATCAGGACGCGTCAGTAACAG GGAGGACGATGACGCAGTGCCGGATGTACCGGCCGCAGTACAGGAGCTCCTGCTCAATCTGTTCACCAGCGTCTACAATCATCAAGATGAAGAGGGCAG ATGCTACTCGGACAGTATGGCGGAGTTACCAGAGCATGACGAGGCAGCCAACGGTGAGAAGGTGCGCGCCATCTCCCTGGACCTGGTGAAGCGGAGGCTGGACAAGGGCCTCTACAAACGGCTCGACCACTTCCAACAGGACATGTTTGCTGTCTTTGAAAG GGCCCGTCGTCTATCACGGACGGACAGTCAGATCTTTGAGGACTCGGTGGAACTTCAGTCGTATTACATAGACCAGCGCGACCAACTGTGTCGTGGTACCCTACAGTCGCCGGCGTTGGCCTTCACTCGGGACACCATGGCCACTAGTGTGGAACTCGTCAAGCAGTGCAAACTGCTGCAGGAGAACGAAGATGAGGATGAGACCAG GTCAAGTACGGACGACTCGATGCCATCGGGCGGCGCCCCGCTGCTAATGACGGCGTACCGCAAGGGGGACTTCGTGTACGTGCAGCCCGACAAGGGGAACAAGGAGCCCGGCATCGTGCAGGTCGAGCGGGTCTGGACCAACAACGAGGGCGTGCCCTGCATGTACTGCATCGTCTACTACAG ACCTCACGAGACGTTCCACGTGCGCACGCGCAAGTTCCTGCAGCAGGAGGTGTTCAAGACGGAGGCACACCGCGTGGTACCCCTGGACCAGGTCGTCGGACACTGCTACGTCATGAACGTCAAGGAGTACTTCAAGTTTAGACCTGAAG gTTTCGCGGACAAAGACGTGTACGTATGCGAGAGTCGGTACAACACCAAGTTGCGCTGGTTCAAGAAGATCAAAGTGTGGGAGGGAGCCGAGAAAGAAGTCACACTTACACCTAGAGAA GTTCCACTAGAGCCCAATAGAACCGTATCCGTATTCCGTGAGCGCGTGGAGAAGCACAAAGACGAGCTGGCCGAGCTGGAGGTGCTGGAGAATGTACACGAGAAGGAGAGAccg GACGTAGTGATGTATAATCCGCTGGGCACTGACGACGAGAACACGTACTACGAGCAGTACAACACGGTCTGCTCCGGCGTCATTAAGACGGGAGACTACGTGTACGTGGTCACCGATGGGGGGAAGCAGATGATCGCGCAAGTTGATACCATCTGGGAGACCGGAGA CAACAAATGTTACTTCCGCGGTCCATTCCTGATCTTCCCGTCGGAGGTGGCGAATATCATAAACAAG CCCTTCTACAAGCAAGAAGTGTTGTTGACGACGATGCACGACACTAGTCCCCTAGTGGGCATCGTCGGCAAGTGCTCCGTGCTTGATTATGATGATTATCTTAAGT GTCGTCCGACAGAGATATCAGAGAGCGACGTGTACGTGTGCGAGTCCGTGTACGACGAGTCCAACCGCATCGCGCGGAAACTCAAGTCGGGACTGCGCAAGTTTGAACACACCAAGGATGTTACTGTCGATGAG ATCTACTTCTTCCCGAAGCCGCTGGGTCCCCCAGCGCTGGCTACTCCTCAGGAAGTACAGTCTACGTCCAGTGCGTTCACGCAGAAACAGTTCAACCCTAACACCAACTCTATGGACTCCATC GACGTGAAGCCTCAGTTCACAAACCTGATCAACACCACAATAGGCAGTCAGGACGTGGAGATGATTCTGGAGAACTCGCTCGATGACTCCTCACTCGCGTCGCCGGCCACGCCGCTGAGTatag GTGGTAACAGCAATCCCTACAACCCATCGATGACGGCGACACCGACGCAGGAACGTTCGAACAGCACAGCCACCCCGGCCAGTAGCAAGAAGAAGAAGGACAACAAACAGAAGATAGTCACCGGTTACATTCTCTACTCCAGCGAGGTCAGGCGAGCCATCGTGGCCAACAATCCCGAGTCTACTTTcg CTAGCAAGGACAAATCTTTCAGATTGG GCGAGATCTCGAGGATCGTGGGCAACGAGTGGAGGTCCCTGCCGGCGTCCACGAAGCAGAGCTGGGAGGAGAGGGCGGCGCGCTGCAACGAGGAGACCTCCGCGCGCCTGGCTGAGGAGATGCGGGAACTCGCGCAACAC ACTCCGATGGAAACGACGTATGAGTGTGCGTGGGACACGTGTGACTACCAGTTCGAAGACCTGGCGGACTGCATGGAGCACTGCATCGGGGATGGAGGTAACA TGATCGGTACATTTATCGAAACCAAGAAACCAAAATTAGAAC CGGGGCACGTCCAGCAACACTACCGCGGGACTCTGACCGAGTACCCGTGCGTCTGGCGCAACTGCGCGCGCGTGCGCAAGGGCCAGGCGCCCTTCCCCAACCTGCCGCGTCTACTGCGGCACGTGCGCGACCTGCACGTCAATAAAGGAAACGGCAGGCTCATGGCCGTGCATGAGAGGTCCAG AAACTTCGTGCCGTCTTCTAAGAAGCCAGCCAAACAGTTCACAACCAACGTACGCAGTGGTGTCATGTCGCCAGGAG CGTCTCTATCGGGCATGTCCCCCCTGGCCCGCAACACGCCGTCCCCCGGCGCGGGCGAGGGCGGGGCCACGCTGACGGTGGCGCCCCCCGCCGTCGGCGCGCGGCCCCCGCTCGACCCACTGTTCGTAGCCGCGCCGCCTAGGGCGCAGAGACTTACGCACTCCGAGGCTTATATCAG ATACATTGAAGGCCTTCATTCAGAACAGAAGTACATTACGCCTTGGGAGAAGTCTTTAACGCCGATGCCAATTAACCCAGACCCGGCGCAGTTCAACATGCACAAGGTTCCAGCGCACTGGATGACAGAAGAAGCCATAAATGGATACCTAGCACAAGACAAAAGTCTATCGGAAACCGATATACAAAAAATGGATCAAAACTCTAAAATCCTAAAAGGGCTTTGCGCATTGAGAGATTTCATGATGAAAGACGCGCTGTATCTTTCCAAAACTGTGTACGGTAGTAATACTTAA